The genomic region ACCGCACCGACCGCCGGACGGTGAGCCTCTTCGGCGACGGAGCGGGAGCGGTGGTCCTCGGGCACGTCCCCGACGGCTACGGCGTCCACGGCGGTCACCTCGTGGCCGACGGCGAACTCCACCGCTACGTCGGCGTCGACGCCGGGGGCACCTCGCTCCCCCTCGACGACGCCGCCCGCGAGGCCGGCGCCCACCTGTTCCACATGGACGGCCGCCGGGTCAGGGACTACGCGATGTCGACCCTGCACAAGCTGGTGGGCCAGACCCTGGACGACGCCGGGCTGGGCCTGGCCGACATCGACCGGTTCGTCCTCCACCAGGCCAACACCCGCCTGCTCACCGCCTTCGCCGACGAGGCGGGGATCGACCCCGCGCGCATGACCCTCACGGCGCCCCGCCTCGGCAACACGGCCGCGGCCTCGGTTCCGCTCACGCTCGCCGCCACGCACGCCGAACGCCCGCTGGAGCGGGGCGAACGGCTGCTGTTCGCGGCGGTCGGCGGCGGGATGACCGCCGCCACCACGCTCATGACCTGGTACTGACCCGACGCCCTAGGAGGACACCCATGCTCATGGAGGGGACGACGGCCGTCGTCACCGGCGGCACACGCGGGCTCGGCCGCGCCATCGCGGAGCGCTTCCTCGACGAGGGGGCGTCGGTGGTGTGCGCGGCGCGCAACCCCTACGACATCAAGGAGGTGGCCGACCGCCACCCCGGCCGCCTGCGGTACCACGAGACGGACGTGACCGACGAGGACTCCGTCCGCGACCTCGTGGAGACCACCGTGGCGGAGTTCGGCGGACTCGACGTCCTGGTCAACAACGCCGGCGTCAGCCGGGACGGCAAGATCACCAGGCTCACCCTGGACGAGTGGAACACCACGGTGACGACGAACCTGACGGGGGTCTTCCTCGGCACGCGCGCCGCCGCCCCGGTGATGGCCGAGCGCGGCGGAGGGCGGATCGTCAACATCTCCTCCTGCGTGGCGACCCGGCCCGCCCCCGGCACGTCCGCCTACAGCGCGAGCAAGGCCGCGGTGGAGATGTTCACCCGCTCCAGCGCCGTGGAACTGGCGCCCAAGGGCATCGTCGTCAACGCGCTGGCCCCCGGCTACATCGACGAGGGCATGGGCCGCCAGGTCGCGGCCAATCCGAAGGTGTGGGAGGTCTACCGGCACAGGATGCTCGCCGGGCGCTTGGGCCGCCCCGACGAGGTCGGGTCGGCCGCGGTGTTCCTCGCCGGCGCGGAGGGGTCCTACGTCAACGGGCACGTCCTGGAGGTCAACGGGGGGCTGATGTGGACGTCCTGATCGTCGGCGGCGGCCCCGTCGGCATGCTCCTCGGCTGTGAGCTGCGCCAACGGGGGCTCTCCGTCCGGATCGTCGACGCGGGCCGCGACTCCGGACCCCACTCCCGGGCCAACGTGGTCTGGCCGCGCAACCTCGAACTCCTCGACCGTGTCGGGGCGACCGCCCGTCTGCTGGAGCGGGGCCACCGGCTGTCGGGGACCTCGTTCTACTCCTCCGGCCGCCGGATCGGGACCGCGTACATGAGCGGGCTGGGGGACACCCCGCACCCCTACGCGGTGATGATCTCCCAGAACGAGACCGAGCGCGTGCTGGCGGAGCGGCTCGGCGAGCTCGGTACGGCCGTGGAGACCGGCGTGCGCCTGGTCGGCGTCGACTCCGCCGGTTCCGGCGCCTCCGGGGACCGCCCGGCGGCGCGCCTGGAGCACCCGGACGGCCGGGTCGAGGAGGTCGAACCGTCCTGGCTCGTGGGCGCGGACGGCGCGCACAGCACGGTCCGCTCCCTCCTCGGGATCGGCTACACCGGGCGGCAGCCGGAGCTGACCTTCGCGATCACCGACGCCGAGCTGACCACGGGCCTGTCCGCCGACCTCTCGCACTACTGCTACTCGCCCCGGGGCGCGGTCGTCCTCGGACCCATGGGCGGCGGCGTCTTCCGGCTGGCGGTGAACGTCGCGCCCGACGCCCACCCGGAGCGGCCCGGCCCGGAGGTCTTCCAGCGGGTGCTGGACGAGCGGGCGGGCGGCGGCTCAACCGTGGAGCGCCTGCGCTGGAGCGCGCTCTTCCAGGTGAGGTGCCGGCTGGCGGAGACCTTCCGTGTCGGGCGCTGCTTCCTCGTGGGGGACGCGGCCCACATCATCAGCCCGGCGGGCGGCCAGGGCATGAACACCGGCATGCAGGACGCGGTCAACCTGGCCTGGCGGCTCGGCGGCGTGCTCGGGGGCGAACTGGACGACGCGGTCCTGGACGGCTACGACACCGAGCGCCGCACGGTCTCCCACCGGGTGGCCCGCTCCACCGCGTTCATGACCCGGTTCGGCGTGGTCACCACACCGGTCCGGACAGTGGTGCGGGACACCGCGTTCAGGGTCGCGGACCGCACGGGCGCCCTCCAGAGGTACATGGCGCCCCGGCTCAGCCAGACCGACATCGGCTACGAGCAGGAGGAGGCGGGCGGACCGCTGGCGGCCGTGCGGGCGCTCGGGCGCCGGACGGTGCCGGTCGGCGGGCGCCTTCCCGCGGTCTTCGAGGGGCCGGCCGACCGGCCGGAACCGGCGCGGTGGCCGGTCCTGGACAGGGACCGGTACACGCTCGTGCTGTGGCACGGCAGGGGGACGGTGTCGGGCGACCCCGCGCTGCGCCGGAGCCGCGTCCGCGCGCTGACCGCCGACCGGGCGGCGGTGGTCGAACCCGGCCGGACCGTCCACCCGTCCGTCGCGCGGGCCCTGGGCACCGACCCGGTCGCGGTGGTCGTGCGCCCCGACGGACACGTACACGCGCGTGTGGCACCGGACGACACCGGCCGCCTGGCCGGGGTGCTGGACGCACTGCCGCTGGCGACCGTGAGGAGCGGACGATGACGACGGACCGGACGACGGACCGGACGACGGACCGTATGACGGCGGACCGAGGGGGCGCCGCCCCCGGCCGGAGGGGCGGCGCCGTCGCCTTCTTCGACGTGGACGAGACCCTCGTGGCCATGAAGAACCCGTTCGAGCTGGTCCGCTACCGCCTGCGCGGCCAGGGGGACGACGGGTCGGGCTACGAGGAGTTCGTCAGGCCGCTGCGCGAGCTGGCCGCCACCGGCCTGGAGCCCGTCGAGGTGAGCCGCGCCTTCTACCGCGCGCTCGCCGGGGTCTCCTGGTTCGAGCTGTGCGACCTGGGCCGCCGCTGGTACGCCGACCTGCGCGGGCGCGGCGTGCCGTTCGTGGCCTCGACGGTCGCGGCGCTGCGCGAGCACCAGGCGCGGGGCCACGTGACGGTGGCGGTCTCCGGAGCCTGGGCGGCGAGCCTGCGCCCGATCACGGACGACCTCGGCATCGACCTGGTCCTGTGCACCGAGCCGGAGCTGGACCAGGCGGGCAGGCTCACCGGGGAGGTCGCCCGGCCCATGTTCGGCGCGGCGAAGGCGGTCGCGGTCCGGTCGGTGCTGGAACGCTACGGCGCCGACGCCCGCGCGTGCCACGCCTACGCGGACGACTCCACCGACCTGGACATGCTCGACCTGGTCGGGCACCCCACGGTCGTCGGGGACAACCGGGTGCTGGCGGAGGTCGCAGCCGACCGCGGCTGGCCCGTGGTGCCCGGCGGCACCGTGCCCGGGACGGAGCGACTGCGCGTGTGACCGCCGTGCCGTGGCGGGACCGCGCGCGGAGAACGGGGCGGCCCGGGAGTCCACTCTCCCGGGCCGCCCCGTTCGTCGTGCGCGGCGACCGCCCGGTCAGGCGGGCAGGTCCGGGCACCCCGGGTTCTCGGCGGGGACGGCGGGCGAACCGCCCTCCGGGAGCATGTCCACGACGTACAGCTCCAGGGGCTCGTCACCGAGGTTGAGGCCGATGTGGACGTCCTCGGGGTCGGCGGGCTCGACCAGGGCGTCGCCGGCGGTGTAGACGTGCGGTTCGCAGTCGGCGTCGTAGCGGGTCAGGGTTCCGGAGACGATGACGGCGACCTGCTCGCCGTCGTGGGTGTGCCACCCGCCGGTCGCCCCCGGCTGCACGGTGAGTTCGCGGTAGACGAAGGTCCGGTCCTCGTCCGAGGTGACGGTGTAGGGGCGGTCCGTCTCGCCCTCGGCGAGGGTGACGCTGCTGACGGGCGGCGGTGCGGTCGGATGGGGCTTGTGCGGGGGGCCGCCCTGCGAGCCGTCGGCCGTGGCGGCGTCGGCGGTCGCGCACGCCGCGGTCGTCAGGAGCGCGGCGGCGGTCAGGGCCAGGGCGGCGGGTCTGTGGGGCATCGGGGATCCCTTCGTGGGGTGGTGGAAGAGGGAGAGGGGTGCGGGAACCCGGCGGGGTCCCCGCACCCCTGGTGTGCGGTGGCGGTACGGGTGGGTCAGGACGCGGCCGCCGTGGTCGCGGTCTCGGAGGGCGCGCTCGCCGGACGCAGCAGGACCGCGGCCAGGACGGCTCCGACGAGCAGTACGCCGCCGGCCACCAGCACGCCCAGGTGGGCGCCGCTGAGCGTGGCCACGTCCTGCGCGGTCCCCTCGCCCAGGGAGCTCATCCGCGCGGCGGCGATGGTCCCGAGGATCGGGGTGCCGACGGTCAGGCCGAGCTGCTGGGCCGTGTAGGCCATGCCGGTGGCGAGGCCCTGCTGGTCGTCGCGGACGCCCGAGGTCGCCGTGATCATGTAGCCGACGACGGCGAGCAGGTGGCCGAACCCGCCCACGGCGGTCGCCACCAGCAGCAGGACCAGCCCGGAGTCCTGGGACAGCAGGACCAGGGCGGCGGTGCTCAGCCCCTGGAGGAGCAGCCCGATCACGAGGACCTTGTGGACGCCCAGCGCGCCGACGATCCGGGCGGACACGGCGCCGCCGAGGACGGCCGCGACCCCCAGCGCGGCGAAGGCGAAGCCGGTGGTCAGCGGGGTCATGTCGCGCACGTGCTGCATGTACAGCGTCATGAGGAAGACCATGCCGGTCATCATCGAGAAGGTGAGCAGACCCATGGTGTTGGCCCAGCTCACACTCCGCTTGCGCAGCAGCCCGAGGTCGATGAGGGGGTCCTTGACCCGCGACTCCGCGAGGAAGAACGCGATCAGCAGGACCACGCCCAGGGCGAGCGAGCCCAGGGTGACCGGGCTCGACCAGCCGTTGCGCTCCGCCGAGGTGATGCCGAAGATGACCGAGAGCAGGCCCCCGGTGACGGTGACCGCCCCGACGAGGTCGAGCCGGGGCGCGTGCGCGTTGCGGCTCTCCCGGATGAGGATCGGCGCGGCGATGACGGCCAGGATGCCGATGGGGACGTTGATCAGCAGGGTGACCCGCCAACTGGTGAAGTCCGTGATCACACCGCCGAGCACCACACCGGTGAGGAATCCCAGGGACAGCAGCGTGCCGTTGATCCCCAGTGCCTTCTCCCTCAGGCCGCCCTCGTTGAACGAGGTCGTCAGGAGGGACATCGCGGCGGGGGTCAGCATCGCGGCGGCCAGCCCCTGCCCGGCACGGGCGGCGATCAGTACCGCCGGGGACCAGGCCAGCCCGCCCACCAGCGACGCCACCGTGAACAGGCCCATGCCGGCGATGAACCAGCTGCGCCGGCCGTAGAGGTCGGCGGTGCGCCCGAACAGCAGGAGGAGCCCGCCCGAGGGCAGGGCGAAGGCCGTCACGATCCATTGGAGGTCGTTGAAAGCGAATCCGAGTTCGCTGCCGATGACCGGTAGTGAAACGCTCAGGATGGAGAAGTCGAGCGCCAGCATGAACTGCGCTCCACACAGCAGGATGACGATCATCCACTGGTGTCCTGAGAAACGAGGTGTGTTCACCTCGTTGGAAGTGTGAGTCGTCATATCGATGAGCGTCCCAAACACATCGACAGTCCGGGAGACTCCATTTATCCTGACACTGTGAACATCACCCAGGAATCCACGCAGGGACGGAATCGGCAACGTACCGAACTGAAAGATTTCCTGCGGACCCGCCGTGCCCGCCTGACCCCCGGCGACGTGGGCCTGCCCCCGGGTGGGCGCCGCCGCACCCCCGGGCTGCGCCGTGAGGAGGTCGCCGTGCTCGCGGGCGTGGGGACGTCCTGGTACATCCAGCTCGAACAGGGGCGGGACATCACGGTGTCCCCCTCGGTGCTGGACGCGGTGAGCCGGGCCCTGCGGCTGACCGTGGTCGAACGCGACCACCTGTACCGGCTCGCCGGGGTGAACCCGCCGCTGGTGAGCGGGCCCGAGCCCGACGAGGCGGAGCTGGCCCGCATCGTCGACCACTGGGCGCCCTCGCCGGCGCACGTGATCGACCAGCACTGGAACGTCATCGCGATGAACCACGCCTCGGAGACGGTGTTCGGGTACTCCAGGACGGAGGGGGAGACGCTGAACTGCCTCGTCGCCTTCTTCACCGACCCGGTCTACCGGGGACGGCACCGCCACTGGGCCGACATGGCCCCGGACCTGGTGGCCGAGTTCCGCCGGGACGCGGCGCGCCACCCCGACGACCCGGGGTTCGGCCGTCTGGCCGACCGGCTGCGCCGGGCGAGCCCGGAGTTCGCGGAGCTGTGGGCGCGCCACGACGTGGTCTCCCGGCCGCAGCGGCTCAAGGCGGTCGACCACCCGTGGCTGGGGCCGCTCCGCTTCGAGCACTCCGTGCTGCACATGCCCGACCGCCCCGGCGTACGGCTGATCCTGAACACCGCCGGCGCGGACGCGGCGACGGCCGAGGCGCTGGAGCGGATCAGCGCGGGTGCCTCCGGGCGCCTGCCCGTCGGAGCCCCGTGAACGACCGCACGCCCGCGCCCGGAAGGACTCCGGGCGCGGGCGTGCGCGTGTCCGGGCGCCGCCCGGCACGGGGACTCCACGGGGGCGGGGCGGGGACTCGGGTCGGTGCGCGGGTCGGCGCGGGCGTTCCTGTGTCCGCGGGTCAGCCCGCGGACGTGGGCGCGGCCTCCGGGCGCAGGAAGGGGTGCAGTCGCCGCTCCGCCCGCAGGGTGGTGGGGTCGCCGTGACCCGGGTGGATCGTGGTGGCGTCGGGCAGGAGCGCGCAGTGCCGGTTCAGCGCGGACCGCAGCCGCCGCTCGTCGCCACCGGGCCCGTCGGTCCGGCCCAGTGCCCCCGCGAGCAGGGCGTCCCCGGTGAAGAGCGCCGACTCCCCGCCTTGGACGTGCAGGACGATCGACCCCGGCGTGTGCCCGCCGGTGTGCAGGGCCTCGATGTCCAGCCCGGCCGCGCGCACGGTGGTCCGGTCGCCGTCGACCGCGCGCAGGCCGGAGGGGTCGGCGTTGGGGTGCCCTTCCAACAGGTGCGCGGGGAAGTCGTCCGGCAGGCCGCGGGCCGGCGCACCGACCATGAAGCGGTCGGCGGTGTGCACGTACACGGGCACGTCGTAGCGTGCGCCGACCGGGACGGCGTCCCAGGTGTGGTCCATGTGGCCGTGGGTCAGCAGGACCGCTTCCGGCTCCAGCCGGTGACGGGAGACGAGGTCGCTCAGCCCCTCCAGCGACCGCTGGCCCGGATCGATGATGACGCAGCCCGCTCCGGGGCCTTCGGCCAGGACGTAGGTGTTGGTACCGAACACGCCCGCGGGGAATCCGAGGATCAGCACGGTTCCCCCTAGTAGCGCGTGCCGACGGCCTCGGGCACCGCGTCGAGCAGCGCCAGCTGCTCGGAGGTGAGGGTGACACCGGCCGCGGCCGCGTTCTCCTCCAGGTAGCGGGGGTTCTTGGTGCCGGGGATGGCGACGACGTGCTCGCCCTGGGCCAGGACCCAGGCCAGGGAGACCTGGGGGACCGTCACGCCCAGTTGGCGCGCGACCTCGCGGGCGCGGTCGATGATCGGCTGGTTGGCCGCGATCGCCTCCGGTTGGAAGCGGGGGGTGCGGTGGCGCCCGTCCACCTCCGGCAGGTCCTCGGGCGAGGAGATCGCCCCGGACAGGAAGCCGCGGCCCAGCGGCGAGTAGGAGACGAAGGTGATCCCGGCCTCCGCGCAGTGCGCCAGCACCCCGTCGGCCAGCGGTTCGCGGCTCCACAGCGACAGTTCGGTCTGCACGCTGGTCACGGGGTGGATCGCGTGGGCCGTGCGGATCTCCTCGACACTCGCCTCGGAGAGCCCGATCGCGCCGACCTTGCCCTCCTTGACCAGTTCGGCGAGCGCGCCCCAGCTCTCCTCCAGCGGGACCTCGGGGTCGATCCGGTGCAGCTGGTAGAGGTCGACGTGGTCCACGCCCAGGCGCCGGAGGCTGGCCTCGCAGGCGGCGCGCAGGTGCTCGGGCCGGCCGTCGCGGTGGCTGGCGAAGGTCTCGGGGTCGTCGACCACGAGTCCGCCCTTGGTGGCGAGGTAGGCCCGGTCCCGGTGGCCGCGCAGGGCCCGGCCGACCAGTTCCTCGTTGGTGAAGGGGCCGTACTGGTCGGAGGTGTCGATCAGGTCGGCGCCCAGGTCCAGGGCCCGCCGGATGACCTGGACGGACACGTCGGCGTCCCGTCCGAGCTGGTCGTACCCCCACGACATGCCCATGCAGCCGAGTCCTACCGCGCCGACCCGGCGCCCGGTCCCGCCCATCTGCCTCGTGTCCATGGTCGTGCTCCCATCGTCGCGCCCGGTCTCGCCCAGGTGTAGTC from Nocardiopsis aegyptia harbors:
- a CDS encoding cupin domain-containing protein, with the translated sequence MPHRPAALALTAAALLTTAACATADAATADGSQGGPPHKPHPTAPPPVSSVTLAEGETDRPYTVTSDEDRTFVYRELTVQPGATGGWHTHDGEQVAVIVSGTLTRYDADCEPHVYTAGDALVEPADPEDVHIGLNLGDEPLELYVVDMLPEGGSPAVPAENPGCPDLPA
- a CDS encoding MBL fold metallo-hydrolase; its protein translation is MLILGFPAGVFGTNTYVLAEGPGAGCVIIDPGQRSLEGLSDLVSRHRLEPEAVLLTHGHMDHTWDAVPVGARYDVPVYVHTADRFMVGAPARGLPDDFPAHLLEGHPNADPSGLRAVDGDRTTVRAAGLDIEALHTGGHTPGSIVLHVQGGESALFTGDALLAGALGRTDGPGGDERRLRSALNRHCALLPDATTIHPGHGDPTTLRAERRLHPFLRPEAAPTSAG
- a CDS encoding helix-turn-helix transcriptional regulator, whose product is MNITQESTQGRNRQRTELKDFLRTRRARLTPGDVGLPPGGRRRTPGLRREEVAVLAGVGTSWYIQLEQGRDITVSPSVLDAVSRALRLTVVERDHLYRLAGVNPPLVSGPEPDEAELARIVDHWAPSPAHVIDQHWNVIAMNHASETVFGYSRTEGETLNCLVAFFTDPVYRGRHRHWADMAPDLVAEFRRDAARHPDDPGFGRLADRLRRASPEFAELWARHDVVSRPQRLKAVDHPWLGPLRFEHSVLHMPDRPGVRLILNTAGADAATAEALERISAGASGRLPVGAP
- a CDS encoding 3-oxoacyl-ACP synthase III family protein — encoded protein: MPTGVLSIGAHVPERVVDNRTVADWSGTTPDWIAERTGVMERRYAEPGTATSDLALPAAREALAGAPDGRPPAALLVATCTPDVPQPSTAAILQAKLGLPTLAAFDVNAVCSGFLYGLTVADALLRDRPGERALVVGADMFSGIMNRTDRRTVSLFGDGAGAVVLGHVPDGYGVHGGHLVADGELHRYVGVDAGGTSLPLDDAAREAGAHLFHMDGRRVRDYAMSTLHKLVGQTLDDAGLGLADIDRFVLHQANTRLLTAFADEAGIDPARMTLTAPRLGNTAAASVPLTLAATHAERPLERGERLLFAAVGGGMTAATTLMTWY
- a CDS encoding aldo/keto reductase, producing MDTRQMGGTGRRVGAVGLGCMGMSWGYDQLGRDADVSVQVIRRALDLGADLIDTSDQYGPFTNEELVGRALRGHRDRAYLATKGGLVVDDPETFASHRDGRPEHLRAACEASLRRLGVDHVDLYQLHRIDPEVPLEESWGALAELVKEGKVGAIGLSEASVEEIRTAHAIHPVTSVQTELSLWSREPLADGVLAHCAEAGITFVSYSPLGRGFLSGAISSPEDLPEVDGRHRTPRFQPEAIAANQPIIDRAREVARQLGVTVPQVSLAWVLAQGEHVVAIPGTKNPRYLEENAAAAGVTLTSEQLALLDAVPEAVGTRY
- a CDS encoding SDR family NAD(P)-dependent oxidoreductase, with amino-acid sequence MLMEGTTAVVTGGTRGLGRAIAERFLDEGASVVCAARNPYDIKEVADRHPGRLRYHETDVTDEDSVRDLVETTVAEFGGLDVLVNNAGVSRDGKITRLTLDEWNTTVTTNLTGVFLGTRAAAPVMAERGGGRIVNISSCVATRPAPGTSAYSASKAAVEMFTRSSAVELAPKGIVVNALAPGYIDEGMGRQVAANPKVWEVYRHRMLAGRLGRPDEVGSAAVFLAGAEGSYVNGHVLEVNGGLMWTS
- a CDS encoding MFS transporter codes for the protein MTTHTSNEVNTPRFSGHQWMIVILLCGAQFMLALDFSILSVSLPVIGSELGFAFNDLQWIVTAFALPSGGLLLLFGRTADLYGRRSWFIAGMGLFTVASLVGGLAWSPAVLIAARAGQGLAAAMLTPAAMSLLTTSFNEGGLREKALGINGTLLSLGFLTGVVLGGVITDFTSWRVTLLINVPIGILAVIAAPILIRESRNAHAPRLDLVGAVTVTGGLLSVIFGITSAERNGWSSPVTLGSLALGVVLLIAFFLAESRVKDPLIDLGLLRKRSVSWANTMGLLTFSMMTGMVFLMTLYMQHVRDMTPLTTGFAFAALGVAAVLGGAVSARIVGALGVHKVLVIGLLLQGLSTAALVLLSQDSGLVLLLVATAVGGFGHLLAVVGYMITATSGVRDDQQGLATGMAYTAQQLGLTVGTPILGTIAAARMSSLGEGTAQDVATLSGAHLGVLVAGGVLLVGAVLAAVLLRPASAPSETATTAAAS
- a CDS encoding HAD family hydrolase, encoding MTTDRTTDRTTDRMTADRGGAAPGRRGGAVAFFDVDETLVAMKNPFELVRYRLRGQGDDGSGYEEFVRPLRELAATGLEPVEVSRAFYRALAGVSWFELCDLGRRWYADLRGRGVPFVASTVAALREHQARGHVTVAVSGAWAASLRPITDDLGIDLVLCTEPELDQAGRLTGEVARPMFGAAKAVAVRSVLERYGADARACHAYADDSTDLDMLDLVGHPTVVGDNRVLAEVAADRGWPVVPGGTVPGTERLRV
- a CDS encoding FAD-dependent monooxygenase, whose amino-acid sequence is MDVLIVGGGPVGMLLGCELRQRGLSVRIVDAGRDSGPHSRANVVWPRNLELLDRVGATARLLERGHRLSGTSFYSSGRRIGTAYMSGLGDTPHPYAVMISQNETERVLAERLGELGTAVETGVRLVGVDSAGSGASGDRPAARLEHPDGRVEEVEPSWLVGADGAHSTVRSLLGIGYTGRQPELTFAITDAELTTGLSADLSHYCYSPRGAVVLGPMGGGVFRLAVNVAPDAHPERPGPEVFQRVLDERAGGGSTVERLRWSALFQVRCRLAETFRVGRCFLVGDAAHIISPAGGQGMNTGMQDAVNLAWRLGGVLGGELDDAVLDGYDTERRTVSHRVARSTAFMTRFGVVTTPVRTVVRDTAFRVADRTGALQRYMAPRLSQTDIGYEQEEAGGPLAAVRALGRRTVPVGGRLPAVFEGPADRPEPARWPVLDRDRYTLVLWHGRGTVSGDPALRRSRVRALTADRAAVVEPGRTVHPSVARALGTDPVAVVVRPDGHVHARVAPDDTGRLAGVLDALPLATVRSGR